A window of the Arachis duranensis cultivar V14167 chromosome 5, aradu.V14167.gnm2.J7QH, whole genome shotgun sequence genome harbors these coding sequences:
- the LOC107489968 gene encoding ferredoxin-thioredoxin reductase, variable chain gives MNMSMSMSMSSSSSYLTRACSPSSSVSVSPNCTSSWMILPKNPLSLPQPSRALSLPTPTRRPLTGLVRCEVAVQLSSQQDEEAEESSKVSKVGARVRVKSPLKVYHVPKVPELDLDGMEGQIKQYVGLWNGKRISANLPYKVEFLTEIEGRGKVKFFAHLREDEFEYV, from the coding sequence ATGAACATGAGCATGAGCATGAGCATGAGCAGCAGTAGCAGTTACCTAACAAGAGCGTGTTCGCCTTCATCCTCCGTGAGCGTCTCCCCTAACTGCACTTCCTCATGGATGATTCTCCCCAAGAACCCTCTCTCACTCCCTCAACCCTCACGCGCCCTCTCACTCCCAACCCCCACGCGCCGTCCCCTAACCGGCCTCGTCAGGTGCGAGGTCGCAGTTCAACTCTCTTCTCAACAAGACGAAGAAGCAGAAGAATCTTCCAAGGTCAGCAAGGTCGGTGCGCGCGTTAGGGTGAAATCGCCGCTCAAGGTCTATCATGTTCCCAAGGTTCCGGAGCTCGATCTCGACGGAATGGAAGGTCAGATCAAGCAGTACGTAGGGTTATGGAACGGGAAGCGAATCTCTGCTAACTTGCCTTATAAGGTTGAGTTTCTTACGGAAATTGAAGGACGTGGCAAAGTGAAGTTCTTCGCGCACCTCAGGGAAGATGAATTTGAGTATGTTTAG
- the LOC107489969 gene encoding sphingoid long-chain bases kinase 1, with protein sequence MRDMHRSGSLSRNSTGNSSNNNGSGSNRPAPLRLSSPQQSLRRLGLCSPIGTAEHKSPVVFPEKRSKAKASRRSGEVGSGAPVTGRQDDQDMSKGFDHRIDIGGGGGGGGDEKSDLLGYVVYSGKLVLDKRKIAVDSSSGSQLASLEVADQEAVDAKLTSKALVWGSHVLHLDDVVSVSYYSGLRHFTVHSYPFKKPSCGLSCFVKAQRSRKDYRFVASTKEEAIQWVGGFADQQCFVNCLPHPLVSSKKQASSELLPSDTPPELLFRCKTPPKMLVILNPRSGRGRSSKVFHNIVEPIFKLAGFRLEVVNTTHAGHAKKLASTVDISTCPDGIICVGGDGIINEVLNGLLCRDNQKEGISIPIGIIPAGSDNSLVWTVLGVRDPVSAAMAIVKGGLTATDVFAVEWIQSNKIHYGLTVSYYGFVSDVLELSEKYQQRFGPLRYFVAGFLKFLCLPRYSYEVEYLPASKTEREGKLSGEREVVDIADLYTDVMGRLNKDGLPRASSLSSIDSIMTPNRLSGGDMDTCSSTHASTEPSELVRGIDPKSKRLSSGRGNVTSEPEVIHPQLPLSTTPNWPRTRSKSRNDKWTGLTTTHDNSRWGNGGTNDREDISSTLSDPGPIWDAEPKWDPEANWDVENPIELPGPPDDTEVGPTKEVVPRFGDKWVVSKGHFLGILVCNHACRTVQSSQVVAPKAEFDDNTLDMLLVHGVGRLRLLRFFVLLQMGRHLSLPYVEYVKVKSVRIKSGKHTHNGCGIDGELFPLNGQVVSTMLPEQCRLIGRSRIR encoded by the exons ATGAGGGATATGCACAGGAGTGGGAGTCTTTCAAGGAATTCCACTGGTAATAGTAGTAACAATAACGGTAGTGGTAGTAATAGGCCTGCGCCATTGAGGCTTTCGTCGCCTCAGCAATCGCTGCGCCGGCTGGGGTTGTGTTCCCCAATTGGAACGGCCGAGCACAAGTCCCCAGTCGTGTTCCCGGAGAAGCGAAGCAAAGCGAAGGCTTCGAGGAGGAGTGGGGAGGTTGGCAGTGGTGCCCCTGTGACGGGGCGGCAGGATGATCAGGATATGAGCAAAGGTTTTGATCATCGAATTGatattggtggtggtggtggaggaggaggagacGAGAAGTCAGATTTGTTAGGATATGTTGTATACTCTGGGAAGCTTGTTTTGGATAAGAGAAAGATTGCTGTAGATAGTAGTAGTGGTTCTCAGCTTGCTTCTCTTGAGGTTGCTGACCAAGAAGCTGTGGATGCCAAACTAACAAGCAAGGCATTGGTTTGGGGATCACATGTGCTGCACCTCGATGATGTCGTTTCG GTTTCTTATTATTCTGGTCTCAGACATTTCACGGTGCACTCATACCCATTTAAAAAGCCTTCGTGTGGCCTTTCTTGTTTTGTGAaagctcaaagaagtcgcaaGGACTATCGCTTTGTTGCTTCTACCAAAGAAGAGGCAATTCAATGGGTTGGTGGATTTGCAGATCAACAGTGTTTTGTGAATTGTCTTCCCCACCCTTTAGTGTCTTCAAAGAAGCAAGCTTCTTCAGAATTACTTCCTTCTGATACCCCTCCTGAATTGCTCTTTAGATGTAAAACCCCACCTAAGATGCTCGTAATTTTAAACCCACGCTCAGGGCGAGGCCGTTCTAGCAAAGTTTTCCATAATATTGTGGAACCAATATTTAAG CTTGCTGGGTTTAGATTGGAGGTAGTCAATACAACACATGCTGGTCATGCTAAAAAGCTTGCATCAACTGTGGACATCAGTACCTGCCCTGACG GAATAATATGTGTTGGTGGTGATGGGATAATCAATGAG GTTCTCAATGGTCTCCTTTGTAGAGACAATCAAAAGGAAGGAATATCGATACCCATTGGAATTATACCAGCTGGTTCTGATAACTCTCTGGTATGGACTGTTCTTGGTGTCAGAGATCCAGTATCTGCAGCAATGGCTATTGTAAAG GGGGGCCTTACTGCTACAGATGTTTTTGCTGTCGAATGGATTCAGAGTAATAAGATTCATTATGGATTGACAGTTTCATACTATGGTTTTGTTAGTGATG TGTTGGAACTTTCTGAAAAGTATCAGCAGCGCTTTGGCCCACTGCGGTATTTTGTTGCTGGATTCCTCAAGTTCTTATGCTTACCGCGGTACAGCTATGAAGTTGAATATCTTCCAGCATCAAAAACTgagagagaaggaaagctgTCTGGTGAACGGGAAGTAGTTGATATTGCAGATCTGTATACAGACGTCATGGGCAGATTGAATAAGGATGGATTGCCCAGAGCATCTAGTCTTTCAAGTATTGACTCAATAATGACTCCAAATCGACTGTCTGGTGGAGACATGGATACCTGTAGTAGTACTCATGCTAGTACTGAACCTTCAGAATTGGTGCGTGGCATAGATCCAAAGTCAAAGCGTTTGTCGTCTGGAAGAGGGAATGTAACATCAGAACCTGAAGTTATTCATCCTCAACTGCCTCTATCAACAACACCAAACTGGCCAAGAACCAGGTCTAAGTCAAGGAATGATAAATGGACTGGATTGACCACTACACATGATAACTCTAGATGGGGCAACGGTGGGACAAATGATAGAGAGGATATATCATCAACACTTTCTGATCCTGGTCCTATATGGGATGCTGAACCAAAGTGGGATCCTGAGGCTAATTGGGATGTAGAAAACCCAATTGAGTTGCCAGGGCCTCCAGATGATACAGAAGTAGGACCCACAAAGGAGGTTGTGCCTCGATTTGGAGACAAATGGGTTGTCTCGAAGGGACATTTCCTTGGCATTCTGGTTTGCAACCATGCATGTAGAACTGTTCAAAGCTCGCAGGTGGTTGCTCCTAAAGCTGAGTTTGATGACAACACACTAGATATGCTCTTGGTTCATGGGGTTGGAAGGTTGCGGCTATTGAGATTTTTTGTACTTCTGCAGATGGGTCGACACCTTTCCTTGCCATATGTTGAATATGTTAAG GTAAAGTCTGTGAGGATAAAGTCAGGGAAGCACACTCATAATGGATGTGGTATTGATGGTGAGCTTTTTCCACTCAATGGACAAGTAGTTTCGACTATGCTTCCGGAACAGTGCAGGCTAATTGGCCGTTCTCGTATACGATAA